In the Tribolium castaneum strain GA2 chromosome 1, icTriCast1.1, whole genome shotgun sequence genome, one interval contains:
- the LOC100142401 gene encoding discoidin domain-containing receptor 2 has product MKVLLSSVMILLVTAADGVDPSQCIAPLGMESGAIKDQDITASSSFEHGNVGPHHGRLRNELDGGAWCPQSAATPDLKEWIQIDLHTVHMITATETQGRFGNGKGMEFAEAYVLEYWRPRFLNKWIRYRNRSGEEALKGNINTYLESKTILDPPIWASKIKFLPLSHHERTVCMRVEIYGCRWTDGIQSYSMPQGDKRGTSWEFYDTAYDGHWDGEKLQYGLGQLTDGKVAPDDFKASFYQTNSQQGWVGWKNDTRKNKPIEIVFEFDKVREFTAVHIYTNNQFTKDVQVFSQAKVLFSVGGKRYKGEPITFDYMEDRIWETPRNVSIRLYHRVGRFVKIQLQFAARWLMISEVTFDSSVVNGNFTEEEEEELEEQTLQKDQIASPGADSKNVVSAVNTPSGLGQYLGVIVGVLSVLVVLMVAVVVFVVVQQRRYKSSPRPSQVPGGCDKAALYREPSMGRLPGSSDYADVRDPEYAVPLQPPQTPRAPPPLHNFFPKPPPVPPPPERYYAATEICNSGFVPPPPPLSTPPPVRLSRQPRYVSNTRTYVGP; this is encoded by the exons ATGAAGGTGCTCCTGTCGTCGGTGATGATCCTGTTGGTGACAGCAGCAGATGGCGTCGACCCCT cGCAGTGCATCGCGCCTCTGGGCATGGAATCGGGCGCCATCAAGGATCAGGATATTACAGCCAGTTCTTCGTTCGAGCATGGCAATGTGGGACCGCATCACGGAAG GTTGAGGAACGAGTTGGATGGGGGAGCCTGGTGTCCTCAAAGCGCCGCCACTCCCGATTTGAAGGAGTGGATACAAATAGACTTACACACGGTCCATATGATTACGGCGACTGAAACGCAAGGGCGGTTCGGGAACGGGAAGGGGATGGAGTTTGCGGAAGCCTATGTCCTGGAATACTGGCGACCTCGCTTTTTGAATAAGTGGATTCGGTACAGGAACCGCTCGGGTGAAGAGGCTCTCAAAGGCAACATCAATACATACCTCGAGTCGAAGACCATCCTGGACCCGCCCATATGGGCCagtaaaatcaaatttctgcCCTTGAGTCACCACGAAAGAACGGTTTGCATGCGCGTGGAAATCTATGGGTGTCGCTGGACCGATGGTATTCAAAGTTATTCGATGCCGCAAGGTGATAAGCGTGGAACTAGTTGGGAGTTCTATGACACGGCCTATGATGGGCACTGGGACGGTGAGAAGCTACAATACGGATTGGGGCAATTGACGGACGGGAAAGTGGCCCCTGATGACTTCAAAGCGTCGTTTTATCAAACCAATTCGCAGCAAGGCTGGGTCGGGTGGAAGAACGACACGCGTAAGAACAAACCGATCGAAATCGTCTTCGAATTCGACAAAGTGCGCGAGTTCACCGCCGTTCACATCTACACCAACAACCAATTTACAAAGGACGTGCAAGTGTTTTCGCAGGCGAAAGTGTTGTTCAGTGTGGGAGGGAAGCGCTACAAAGGTGAACCCATAACATTTGATTACATGGAAGATCGCATCTGGGAAACGCCACGCAATGTGTCGATTAGACTGTACCATCGCGTGGGGCGATTTGTGAAAATCCAGCTACAATTCGCCGCGAGATGGCTGATGATTAGCGAAGTGACTTTCGATTCGTCCGTCGTTAACGGCAATTTCACcgaggaggaggaggaggaaTTGGAGGAACAAACACTGCAAAAAGACCAAATCGCGTCTCCGGGAGCCGACAGCAAGAACGTCGTGAGCGCCGTAAACACCCCGTCTGGGCTGGGACAATACCTCGGCGTGATAGTTGGCGTGTTATCAGTGCTGGTAGTGTTAATGGTAGCGGTAGTAGTTTTCGTTGTAGTACAACAAAGAAGGTATAAATCATCTCCGCGACCGTCTCAAGTGCCAGGCGGCTGCGATAAGGCAGCACTTTATCGTGAACCAAGTATGGGAAGACTTCCGGGTAGTTCTGATTATGCAGACGTTCGAGACCCCGAATATGCCGTGCCCTTACAGCCTCCACAAACTCCCCGTGCGCCGCCACCCTTGCACAACTTCTTCCCGAAACCGCCGCCGGTTCCGCCACCCCCCGAGCGCTACTATGCGGCCACGGAAATATGCAACTCTGGCTTTGTGCCACCGCCACCTCCTTTGTCTACGCCGCCGCCGGTTAGGCTCAGCAGACAGCCGAGATATGTCTCGAATACGAGGACCTACGTTGGACCCTAA